Genomic DNA from Catellatospora sp. TT07R-123:
CGCCGCCGTGCAGCGGGTCCGCGACCTCGGCGGCGCGGTGTGCGTGCCGCCGACCGACATCCCGCCGGGCCGCTTCGCCGTCTGCGAGGACCCCCAGGGCGGCGTCTTCGCCCTGATCAGGGTCACCCCCGCCCGCCTCTCCGCGTAACCGCCCGCCCCAAGATCGGCCAAGTTGCCTGGCAGTCGGGCGTATCGGCAGGCCCGATACCGACGATTGCCAGGCAACTTGCGTGATCTGGGTGGGGTGCGCGGCGGGTCAGGCGGCGAGGATGGAGTCGATCTCGGCGGCCAGGCGCAGGTCGAGGTCGGTTACTCCGCCGCAGGCATGGGTGGCGCAGTGGAACATCAGCGTCTGATAGCGGATGTCGATGTCGGGATGGTGGTTCATCCGCTCGGCGAGCTCACCGATGCGCGCGACGGCGTCCAGCGCCGCGGCGAAGCTGGGCAGATTCACGGTACGGGAGATCTCGTGCACGTCGCCCGTCCAGCCATGCAGGCCGGTCAGCCCCCGCTCCAGCTCACCCGGATTCAACAGTTCGACCATACGAACCATGATGTCCGAGATTCGGCGCCGCACATGCTGATCGGGGGCACTTCGTCCCGCTATGTGGCGAGAAGTGCCCCCGATCGGAGAAGCGAGGGGGATCAGCCCTCGATCTTCTCCATGATCTCGTCGGAGATGTCGAAGTTGGCCCACACGTTCTGCACGTCGTCGCAGTCGTCGAGCACGTCGATCAGCTTGAGCACCTTGCGGGCGCCCTCCTCCTCCAGCGGCACCTGCATGCTGGGGACGAAGGTGGACTCGGCCGACTCGTAGTCGATGCCCGCACCCTGCAGCGCGGTCCGGACGCCGACCAGGTCGGTGGCCTCGCTGATGACCTCGAACGCCTCGCCCAGGTCGTTGCACTCCTCGGCGCCGGCGTCGAGCACCGCGCCCAGCACGTCGTCCTCGGACAGGCCGTTCTTCGGCACGATGACCTGGCCCTTGCGCGAGAACATGTACGCCACCGAGCCCGCGTCGGCGAGGCTGCCGCCGTTGCGGGTCAGCGCCACGCGCACCTCGGTCGCGGCGCGGTTGCGGTTGTCG
This window encodes:
- a CDS encoding 4a-hydroxytetrahydrobiopterin dehydratase, whose translation is MVELLNPGELERGLTGLHGWTGDVHEISRTVNLPSFAAALDAVARIGELAERMNHHPDIDIRYQTLMFHCATHACGGVTDLDLRLAAEIDSILAA
- a CDS encoding YebC/PmpR family DNA-binding transcriptional regulator, with translation MSGHSKWATTKHKKAAIDAKRGKLFARLIKNIEVAARTGGGDPTGNPTLYDAIQKAKKSSVPNDNIDRAVKRGSGLEAGGADWQTIMYEGYGPNGVAILIECLTDNRNRAATEVRVALTRNGGSLADAGSVAYMFSRKGQVIVPKNGLSEDDVLGAVLDAGAEECNDLGEAFEVISEATDLVGVRTALQGAGIDYESAESTFVPSMQVPLEEEGARKVLKLIDVLDDCDDVQNVWANFDISDEIMEKIEG